A portion of the Pleuronectes platessa chromosome 15, fPlePla1.1, whole genome shotgun sequence genome contains these proteins:
- the LOC128457217 gene encoding actin-binding protein WASF3-like: MPLVKRNIKPRHLCHGALPEGIGSELECVTNNTLSAIIRQLSSLSKHAENVFGELFNEANTFYVRANSLQDRIDRLAVKVTQLDSSVEEVSLQDINMRKAFKSSLAQDQQVLSKGSTPSSVGDMYNSSDRPPPLSTLTAYREDSTDAMKFYSDPLYFFDLWKEKMLQDTEHKRKERRRQREQKRCVECSTLQREVKKVRKARNRRQEWNRMAFDKELRPDHRHPQTLRRGASSEGSLSPDGRPDLPGYPVPPLPAHAACNYAKSHDYVPGNAQPSPPVEHEYHSIDVNYKRVTYATPEPRPADRTNGTIRPPADYNCAPPPPASGGLPIPSASTAFGFPLGALPPHNGVPHVGPGFPLPPAFASGPSMPPPPGPPPLPPPAAPSHLQGHSKGCRAGAKPVRDARSDLLSAIRMGIQLKKVQEQQEQQNKREPVGNDVATILSRRIAVEYSDSEDDSELDENEWSD; encoded by the exons GTAAACATGCAGAGAATGTCTTCGGGGAACTTTTCAATGAAGCCAACACCTTCTACGTGCGTGCAAACTCCCTGCAGGACCGCATTGACCGCCTGGCCGTCAAAGTTACCCAGCTGGACTCCAGTGTAGAGGAGG TCTCTCTCCAGGACATAAACATGAGGAAGGCTTTCAAAAGCTCACTGGCCCAGGATCAGCAGGTTTTGTCCAAGGGCAGCACGCCGAGCTCCGTGGGCGACATGTACAACAGCAGCGACAGGCCTCCTCCGCTCAGCACCCTCACCGCCTACAG AGAGGATTCCACTGACGCCATGAAGTTCTACTCAGACCCACTGTACTTTTTTGACCTGTGGAAGGAGAAAATGCTGCAGGACACTGAGcacaagaggaaagaaaggaggaggcaaCGG GAGCAGAAGCGATGTGTGGAATGCAGCACCCTTCAGCGTGAGGTGAAGAAGGTGAGAAAGGCTCGGAACCGCAGGCAGGAGTGGAACAGGATGGCTTTCGATAAAGAGCTTCGTCCAGACCACCGCCATCCGCAGACCCTACGGCGAGGGGCGTCATCTGAGGGCTCCCTCTCCCCAGACGGCAG GCCTGACCTCCCCGGCTACCCCGTCCCTCCGCTGCCTGCCCACGCCGCTTGTAACTATGCCAAGTCTCACGATTACGTCCCTGGGAATGCACAGCCCTCACCACCTGTGGAGCATGAATACCACAGCATTGATGTCAACTACAAGAGAGTAACCTATGCCACGCCAGAGCCGCGCCCTGCAGACCGAACCAATGGCACAATACGTCCACCCGCAGATTACAA CTGtgcccctccacctcctgcctCGGGCGGCCTACCCATCCCATCGGCATCAACAGCCTTTGGTTTTCCTCTGGGTGCACTGCCGCCGCATAATGGAGTTCCACACGTAGGCCCAGGCTTCCCGCTCCCGCCTGCGTTTGCTTCGGGGCCAAGCATGCCGCCCCCCCCaggtccaccgcctctccctccCCCGGCTGCACCCTCACACCTCCAGGGACACAGCAAAGGCTGCAGAGCTGGGGCTAAACCGGTGAGGGATGCCAGAAGTGACCTGCTGTCCGCCATTCGCATGG GTATCCAGCTGAAGAAAgtccaggagcagcaggagcagcagaacaaGCGGGAGCCTGTTGGGAACGACGTGGCCACCATCTTGTCCCGACGCATCGCGGTGGAGTACAGCGACTCAGAAGACGACTCCGAGCTGGACGAAAACGAGTGGTCGGACTGA